From one Budorcas taxicolor isolate Tak-1 chromosome 21, Takin1.1, whole genome shotgun sequence genomic stretch:
- the NR2F2 gene encoding COUP transcription factor 2 has translation MAMVVSTWRDPQDEVPGSQGSQASQAPPVPGPPPGAPHTPQTPGQGGPASTPAQTAAGGQGGPGGPGSDKQQQQQHIECVVCGDKSSGKHYGQFTCEGCKSFFKRSVRRNLSYTCRANRNCPIDQHHRNQCQYCRLKKCLKVGMRREAVQRGRMPPTQPSHGQFALTNGDPLNCHSYLSGYISLLLRAEPYPTSRFGSQCMQPNNIMGIENICELAARMLFSAVEWARNIPFFPDLQITDQVALLRLTWSELFVLNAAQCSMPLHVAPLLAAAGLHASPMSADRVVAFMDHIRIFQEQVEKLKALHVDSAEYSCLKAIVLFTSDACGLSDVAHVESLQEKSQCALEEYVRSQYPNQPTRFGKLLLRLPSLRTVSSSVIEQLFFVRLVGKTPIETLIRDMLLSGSSFNWPYMAIQ, from the exons ATGGCAATGGTAGTCAGCACGTGGCGCGACCCCCAGGACGAGGTGCCCGGCTCTCAGGGCAGCCAGGCCTCGCAGGCGCCGCCCGTGCCCGGCCCGCCGCCCGGCGCCCCGCACACGCCACAGACGCCCGGCCAAGGGGGCCCGGCCAGCACGCCGGCCCAGACGGCAGCCGGCGGCCAAGGCGGCCCTGGCGGGCCGGGCAGcgacaagcagcagcagcagcagcacatcgaGTGCGTGGTGTGCGGGGACAAGTCGAGCGGCAAGCACTACGGGCAGTTCACGTGCGAAGGCTGCAAGAGCTTCTTCAAGCGCAGCGTGCGGAGGAACCTGAGCTACACGTGCCGCGCCAACCGGAACTGTCCCATCGACCAGCACCACCGCAACCAGTGCCAGTACTGCCGCCTCAAAAAGTGCCTCAAAGTGGGCATGAGACGGGAAG CCGTGCAGAGGGGCAGGATGCCGCCCACCCAGCCGAGCCACGGGCAGTTCGCGCTGACCAACGGGGACCCCCTCAACTGCCACTCCTACCTGTCCGGATATATCTCCCTGCTGCTGCGCGCGGAGCCCTACCCCACGTCGCGCTTCGGCAGCCAGTGCATGCAGCCCAACAACATCATGGGCATCGAGAACATTTGCGAACTGGCCGCGCGGATGCTCTTCAGCGCCGTCGAGTGGGCCCGCAACATCCCCTTCTTCCCCGACCTGCAGATCACCGACCAGGTGGCCCTGCTCCGCCTCACCTGGAGCGAGCTGTTCGTTCTGAACGCGGCCCAGTGCTCCATGCCCCTCCACGTCGCCCCGCTCCTGGCCGCTGCCGGCCTCCACGCCTCGCCCATGTCCGCCGACCGGGTGGTCGCCTTTATGGACCACATACGGATCTTCCAAGAGCAAGTGGAGAAGCTAAAAGCGCTGCACGTCGACTCCGCCGAGTACAGCTGCCTCAAGGCCATAGTCCTGTTCACCTCAG ATGCCTGTGGTCTCTCTGATGTAGCCCATGTGGAAAGCTTGCAGGAAAAGTCCCAGTGTGCTTTGGAAGAATACGTTAGGAGCCAGTACCCCAACCAACCAACACGATTCGGAAAGCTTTTGCTTCGCCTCCCTTCCCTCCGCACGGTCTCCTCCTCAGTCATAGAGCAATTGTTTTTCGTCCGTTTGGTAGGTAAAACCCCCATCGAAACCCTCATCCGGGATATGTTACTGTCTGGCAGCAGTTTTAACTGGCCGTATATGGcaattcaataa